One genomic region from Ralstonia pickettii DTP0602 encodes:
- a CDS encoding 2-amino-3-ketobutyrate CoA ligase (catalyzes the formation of 2-amino-3-oxobutanoate from acetyl-CoA and glycine~K00639: kbl, GCAT; glycine C-acetyltransferase [EC:2.3.1.29]): MSNAEAFYASIRTELDAIREAGLFKQERVIATPQGARVRTADGREVINLCANNYLGLSSHPQVIEAAHEALRTHGYGLSSVRFICGTQDLHKTLERRLSAFLGTEDTILYGSAFDANGGLFETLLGADDAIISDALNHASIIDGIRLSKARRYRYQHNDLDDLRVQLAQAQADGARFTLVFTDGAFSMDGTIARLDEMRAICDEYGALLGIDECHATGFLGARGRGTHELRGVFGKIDIITGTLGKALGGASGGFTSARTEVVALLRQRSRPYLFSNTVAPAIVGASIAVLDILEGSTELRDRLERNTAFFRAGLGKLGFDVKAGDHPIIPIMVYDADKAQQLAQRLLELGVYVVGFFYPVVPKGQARIRVQMSALHDEAALQAALDAFGQAGRELGLIR; this comes from the coding sequence GCGCCCGGGTGCGCACTGCCGACGGCCGCGAGGTCATCAACTTGTGCGCCAACAACTACCTGGGCCTGTCGTCCCACCCGCAGGTGATCGAGGCCGCGCACGAGGCGCTGCGCACGCATGGCTACGGCCTGAGCTCGGTGCGCTTTATCTGCGGCACGCAGGACCTGCACAAGACGCTGGAGCGGCGGCTGTCGGCCTTCCTCGGCACCGAGGACACCATCCTCTACGGCTCGGCCTTCGATGCCAACGGCGGTTTGTTCGAGACGCTGCTGGGCGCGGACGACGCGATCATCAGCGACGCACTCAACCATGCCTCGATCATCGACGGCATTCGCCTGAGCAAGGCACGACGCTACCGCTACCAGCATAACGACCTGGACGACCTGCGCGTGCAGCTGGCGCAGGCGCAGGCGGACGGCGCACGCTTCACGCTGGTCTTTACCGACGGCGCGTTCTCGATGGACGGCACCATTGCCCGGCTCGACGAGATGCGCGCGATCTGCGATGAATACGGCGCGCTGCTCGGCATCGACGAATGCCATGCGACGGGCTTCCTCGGCGCGCGCGGGCGCGGCACGCATGAGCTGCGTGGCGTGTTCGGCAAGATCGACATCATCACCGGCACGTTGGGCAAGGCGCTCGGCGGCGCCTCCGGCGGCTTCACCAGCGCGCGCACGGAAGTGGTGGCGCTGCTGCGCCAGCGCTCGCGGCCCTACCTGTTCTCCAATACGGTGGCGCCGGCCATCGTGGGCGCATCGATCGCGGTGCTCGATATCCTGGAAGGCAGCACCGAGCTGCGCGACCGGCTCGAGCGCAACACGGCGTTCTTCCGCGCCGGGCTCGGCAAGCTGGGCTTCGACGTCAAGGCGGGCGACCATCCCATCATCCCGATCATGGTCTACGACGCCGACAAGGCGCAGCAGCTCGCGCAACGTCTGCTGGAACTCGGCGTGTACGTGGTGGGCTTCTTCTATCCTGTGGTGCCAAAAGGCCAGGCCCGCATCCGCGTGCAGATGAGCGCGCTGCATGACGAAGCCGCGCTGCAAGCCGCGCTCGACGCCTTCGGCCAGGCTGGCCGCGAACTGGGGCTGATTCGATGA
- a CDS encoding NAD-dependent epimerase, whose translation MSEGKPKILIVGANGQIGSELALALAERYGRTNVITSDVVPTGRHVHLTHEMINATDRGELASVVERHGITQVYLLAAALSATGEKAPQWAWNLNMTSLLNVLELARQTGLERVFWPSSIAAFGPTTPRDATPQKTVMEPTTVYGISKQAGEGWCRWYHANHGVDVRSVRYPGLISHKTPPGGGTTDYAVDIFHAAVKGEPYTCFLKEDEALPMMYMPDAIRATIELMEAPADKLSERGSYNIAGMSFTPAQIAAAIREQVPGFEIRYEPDYRQAIAQGWPDSIDDSVARADWGWKAEYGLKEMVADMLANLKASLPA comes from the coding sequence ATGAGCGAGGGCAAACCGAAGATCCTGATCGTCGGCGCGAACGGGCAGATCGGATCGGAACTGGCACTGGCACTGGCCGAGCGCTACGGGCGCACCAACGTCATCACCTCCGACGTGGTGCCCACCGGCCGCCACGTGCACCTGACGCACGAGATGATCAACGCCACGGACCGCGGTGAACTGGCCTCCGTGGTCGAGCGCCATGGCATCACGCAGGTCTACCTGCTCGCCGCGGCCTTGTCCGCCACCGGCGAGAAGGCGCCGCAGTGGGCGTGGAATCTCAACATGACCAGCCTGCTCAACGTGCTGGAGCTGGCGCGCCAGACCGGCCTGGAGCGCGTGTTCTGGCCCAGCTCGATCGCCGCCTTCGGCCCGACCACGCCGCGCGACGCCACGCCGCAGAAGACCGTGATGGAGCCCACCACCGTCTACGGCATCTCCAAGCAGGCGGGCGAGGGCTGGTGCCGCTGGTACCACGCCAACCACGGCGTGGACGTGCGCAGCGTGCGCTATCCCGGCCTGATCTCGCACAAGACCCCGCCGGGCGGCGGCACCACCGATTATGCCGTCGATATCTTCCATGCAGCGGTGAAGGGCGAGCCTTACACCTGCTTCCTGAAGGAAGACGAGGCGCTGCCGATGATGTATATGCCCGACGCCATCCGCGCCACCATCGAACTGATGGAGGCGCCGGCGGACAAGCTGAGCGAGCGCGGCAGCTACAACATCGCCGGCATGAGCTTCACGCCGGCGCAGATTGCCGCGGCCATCCGCGAGCAGGTGCCGGGGTTCGAGATCCGCTATGAACCGGACTATCGCCAGGCGATCGCGCAGGGCTGGCCGGATTCGATCGACGATTCGGTCGCGCGCGCGGACTGGGGATGGAAAGCGGAGTATGGGTTGAAGGAGATGGTGGCGGATATGCTGGCTAACCTGAAGGCTTCGCTGCCCGCCTGA
- a CDS encoding cytochrome C biogenesis protein CycH (K02200: ccmH; cytochrome c-type biogenesis protein CcmH) produces the protein MTTFWLLAAALIAATMACLLWPLLRRRAAPDPGLPERALLVALYRDQLRELDADLRSGTLTTARHTEARDELGRRLLDDTAGTAAGTARAAGSPLLAALLLALLPSAAILLYLHLGNPVALWRADDLPAAGGSQHQLSGAQVEGMVTQLAQRLREAPDDAQGWAMLARSYSVLERHADAAAAYARAIELAPEAAPLRSDYADVLASLNGGSLEGPPMAQIRQALKLDPDDPKGLALAASAAVERGDKQAAIGYWEHLQRLLPADSQTAARVVANLAAVRGAPAQAEPAARITGLVTLSEKAGRMPQPGDTLFVYALPADGSRMPLAVMRRQARDLPLSFTLDDAMAMRPDHRLSGQQQVMLEARISATGSALPKAGDLVGRTGPVAVGSEGIRIAIDGAIAP, from the coding sequence ATGACGACCTTCTGGCTGCTCGCCGCCGCCCTGATCGCCGCCACCATGGCCTGCCTGCTGTGGCCGCTGCTGCGCCGCCGCGCCGCGCCGGACCCCGGCCTGCCCGAGCGCGCGCTGCTGGTAGCGCTGTATCGCGACCAGTTGCGCGAACTGGATGCCGACCTGCGCAGCGGCACCCTCACCACCGCCCGGCACACCGAAGCGCGCGACGAACTGGGCCGCCGGCTGCTCGATGACACCGCCGGAACCGCCGCCGGCACGGCACGGGCCGCCGGCTCGCCGCTGCTCGCCGCCTTGCTGCTGGCATTGCTGCCCAGCGCCGCCATCCTGCTCTACCTGCACCTGGGCAACCCGGTCGCGCTCTGGCGCGCCGACGACCTCCCCGCCGCCGGCGGCAGCCAGCACCAGCTCAGCGGCGCGCAGGTCGAGGGCATGGTCACCCAGCTCGCGCAGCGCCTGCGCGAAGCGCCCGACGACGCCCAGGGCTGGGCCATGCTGGCACGCTCCTACAGCGTGCTGGAACGCCACGCCGACGCCGCCGCGGCCTACGCCCGTGCGATCGAACTGGCGCCGGAGGCCGCGCCGCTGCGCTCCGACTACGCCGACGTGCTGGCCAGCCTGAACGGCGGCTCGCTGGAAGGCCCGCCGATGGCGCAGATACGGCAGGCGCTGAAGCTGGATCCGGACGATCCCAAGGGGCTCGCGCTGGCAGCAAGCGCAGCGGTCGAACGTGGCGACAAGCAGGCGGCGATCGGCTACTGGGAGCACCTGCAGCGGCTGCTGCCGGCGGATTCGCAGACGGCGGCCAGGGTCGTGGCCAACCTCGCGGCCGTGCGCGGGGCGCCTGCACAAGCGGAGCCGGCAGCAAGGATCACTGGCCTGGTCACGCTGAGCGAAAAGGCCGGGCGCATGCCGCAACCCGGCGACACGCTGTTCGTCTATGCGCTGCCGGCCGACGGCTCGCGCATGCCGCTGGCGGTGATGCGCCGCCAGGCGCGCGACCTGCCGCTGTCGTTCACGCTCGACGACGCGATGGCAATGCGGCCGGACCACAGGTTGTCAGGGCAGCAGCAGGTCATGCTGGAAGCACGGATTTCCGCGACCGGCAGTGCCTTGCCGAAGGCAGGCGACCTGGTCGGGCGTACCGGACCGGTGGCGGTCGGCAGCGAGGGGATCAGGATTGCCATCGACGGTGCGATCGCACCGTAG